Below is a window of Fibrobacter sp. UWB10 DNA.
ACTGATTGTGTTTGCGCGTAACGGTTACCCGAAGCCGGACATGGTGGCGCACAAGGCGAAAGGCTATGCGGACTTGCTGTGGCTTGGCCCCGAGCAGGGCTTTGAAGGCGTGTATTCGAGTACCGCGATTCGCAAGGCTTTGTTGTGTGGCGAAGAACCGAAGGGCTTGCACCCGAAGGTGTATGAGTATATAAAGCAACACAATTTGTATAGAGAGTAGATGTGTGATGTTCCACATCCCACATTTGAACCCTGTAGCCTGATTTTTCTTATGCCAGTACCTTCAGATATGTACTTTGAGAGCGTTGTGCAGCCGGAGCATGAAGGCTGGCTGTTGCTCGATTCGCTTTGCAAGCGCTTTACTTACCACAGTCGTGAACTGTGGGGCGAAAAGATTGCGAACGGCTTTGTGGCGGTAAACGGCGAAACTGCGAATCTGGAAACTATTGCGCATCGCGGCGACAAGGTGGTTTACCACGTAACGAACTACACTGAGCCTGAAGTTCCGACGGATTTTAAAGTCGTGTTCGAAGACGACGAATTCATGCTGGTGGCAAAGCCTGCGGGCGTGCCTGTGCACCATACGGGCCATATATTCTACAATACCTTTACGGCGATTGTGCGTCGCGGGACTGACTACGAGACCGCGACCCCCATGCATCGCTTGGACCGCGATACGGGCGGACTTATGCTGTTTGCGAAGTATGCGGAGTCGGCGGCAAGATTCCAGAAGAATCTGGACCGCATTTTGCTAAAAAAGTTTTATATGGCGGTTGTGCGCGGGGACTTCTCGTCTGAACTTGTAGACTGCACGATGCCTTTGCGCGAAGACCCCGCGGACCGCTTGCGGCTCCGCATGCACCACTTTGCCGATGGCAAACCCTGCCATACGCGCTTTAGAAAGGTGGGCGAGGGACTGCTTTCGCAGCCGGTGGCAGGCGAGTCGAAGTACTCGGTGGTGGAGGCGGAACTCTTGACGGGCCGCAAGCACCAGATTCGTGCCCACCTCGCCGAGCTCGGGTTCCCGATTCTGGGCGACCGCTTATACAGCTTTGATGGCGTTTACTACGAGAAAATGTCTCGCTCTTGGTCACGCGATCCTTCTGTCGACAATTCCGAAGAAGGTCTTAGCGCCGAAGACCTGGCGGCCCTCGGCGGCAAGTCGCAGATGCTTTATGCGTACAAGGTCGAAATCCAGTTGCCTTACTGGAAAGAATCTCGCGTTTTCGACTGCGAAGACTACCCGGCAGACATGGCTGAGCTTGTCCAAAACGCAAAAAAGAATGCTTAAGTCGAAAAAAATCTCACGAAAATGATTTTTTTCAAAAAAAACGCAAAAAATTCGCCCTTACCCCTTGACGAAATATTCTGAATATCTATATTTGGTGCCGTCGATGAGAGCAATCTCAAAGGCAAAACCAAATTGCTTCATAGCTCAGTTGGTAGAGCCCGCGACTGTTAATCGCGTTGTCCTTGGTTCGAGTCCAAGTGAAGCAGTGAAAAAGGTTCCGATGCAAGTCGGAACCTTTTTTGTTATATTGCTTGTGGAAGGGATGTCCGTTTTAAAGAAGGAGTACAGGATGCATCGTTTTTTGCGGTATGGAATGCTGTTGGTCGCACTTGCCTTGGTGGCTTGTGGCGATTCCGATAGTTCTTCTGTGTCGAGTAATCCTGTTGGCGACCGCGATAATCAAGATTCTTTGGCTTTAGATTCTATTCCTGACTACTATCGTCTGGATTCGTGTGTCGATGTGTATTATGATAAGCTGACTCTTGTGGAAAAACGGGAATCGAATTTTTTGTGCAAAACGAATAAGAAAAAGAATTCGTCTTCTTCTAGCGTGTTGACTCTGAGTTCTTCTAGTTTTAATCCGTCTGATTCTAGCACGTCTGATTCTAGTTCTTCGGTT
It encodes the following:
- a CDS encoding pseudouridine synthase translates to MPVPSDMYFESVVQPEHEGWLLLDSLCKRFTYHSRELWGEKIANGFVAVNGETANLETIAHRGDKVVYHVTNYTEPEVPTDFKVVFEDDEFMLVAKPAGVPVHHTGHIFYNTFTAIVRRGTDYETATPMHRLDRDTGGLMLFAKYAESAARFQKNLDRILLKKFYMAVVRGDFSSELVDCTMPLREDPADRLRLRMHHFADGKPCHTRFRKVGEGLLSQPVAGESKYSVVEAELLTGRKHQIRAHLAELGFPILGDRLYSFDGVYYEKMSRSWSRDPSVDNSEEGLSAEDLAALGGKSQMLYAYKVEIQLPYWKESRVFDCEDYPADMAELVQNAKKNA